AACCGTCACGGACGGATCCTGGCCTGATTCCCCTTCGAGTTTTAATTGTTTAGCTTGAtatctattatttaaattaacTTCAATTTTGTTAACAACAGGAATAGCAGCCTTTTCTACTATACCAGCTGCATAGTTAAAGGCACCATAGTTCCTCTTAGAGTTTTCATAATATTTAACTGCATTTGTCACAATAGGATGCTTGGATACTTTACTAACTTTTGTCACTAACGGATGTTCACCCTGATTTGCTTTATGTTCGATCTTTCTCTCGTTACTCCTGCCATCTAGCGATGATGAGAGCGATGAAACAGGTGTTGGCATGCTTGGCACACGATTATTTACCGATAAAGGAGGAGTGGAGCTTCTAGTAAGCTGTGTTAATGCCTCTGCTGCTGAAAATagatcattatcatttgagTTGAGGTTTCCAGGCTTTTCCTTATTTTCGtatggtggtggtggtgaCGACGATGAGGTTGAATATTGCGAAGAAATTGACAGCTCTGAGAGTTTCCTCTTCACTGTCTTATTCCCTTTAGTCATACTCACTGCAATAAGGGCCTTAATTAACACAAAATATGTAGTTCTCGTAATATAGTGTCGGAGAATAAAAGAGCATTATCAAGGCTTTCGTATTCTGAAAGTAAAACTTTCTGGGTCAAGGCATgtgatttttttttttttggtatCTATCTTTTTCACTGCACTAGGAAAAATGAAATGTTGAGTATAGAGAATACCAATAGATGCAAATTAAGCCATATACTTTGTTATAAAACGCTCTCTGATAAACCTATATAGTGAATTACATATATAACTAGGTTATTTAATAGAGCacaattattataatcaactaataatatttttaaaatttgtaGATAAACAGAAAATTTTGTTGCAAAATCAAACTTCAGTGTCTTCAAGCTTAATAAAACTTGAAGGTCCAAATTTCGTTTCTTCTTGCTCCAACTTCTTGGATGATACCCACCCTCTACCAAGAATAAAGATACGtctaaatttattattattttgatctCTCTTTAATACATCCTGGTACCTTATATTAAGCACTTtagaatcattttcattaagaAGATGgttaatatcaatttgcTTTAAAACAGAATTGCCATTGCCATTACAAGGATCGATTTGTTTCAAAACATTGCCATTGCCATTACAAGGAACTGTTGAGGGCTGTGTAAACTTGGGTTTGACCAATTGTTctctaatatattttttccatttttccCTTCCTTCAGTGGTAgaaatatcaaatgatttacTAAAGTTGGAACTATTTGGATCAGTGTTTTCATTTCGAATAGAACCAATAGCAATACTTGAATCTACTTTAGAATTAGCTACTAAAGTAGGAAGTTTAGAGTGAGAATTATTGATCTCTTCTGTTGATTTTTGCCCATTTGTTTTATCAGTCTTAGagttttcatcatttttataGGTACCTTGaacttttctttcttgagACAGTTTTTTGTAATATGCTGAATTTTCAATCGGAGCTGGAGGCAAAATTGCAGCAGTGGGACCACAGCTTGAGTATAGGTAACCTTTCAATTGGGAGAAGTCGATAATAGTTTTTTCAAGATTCTCAGAAATGGTTTCGATTTCTCTTCGAACGTCTCCTCCACGATTAAGTCTGCCATGTAGATTTCTGGTCTCAGATTTAATGGTGCCAATTAACGAGGAAACCGTACTATAAAGTTCCACTTgtttttcatttaaaatCTCAAAGTTATCTCCTAGGTATCGAATATTTCTTCCAAGATGCTCAAAATCTCTATTTCTAAAAATAAAAGTGGCGATCGAATGAATAGCAATAAACACTTGAATAAATAGACTAATAATGACGCCGGTTATTACAAACCAGCTAGCTCCAGTTGATgaattgttgaaatcaaCTGCTCTATCTAAAATATCAGCATGATGGTAACAAGTTTGAATATTCAACAACACGGCCAAATCATTAGCATTATCAGATACCATACTAAGACAGCTATATACATGTTAGTAAATGGCCATTTAATActcaaaaaaatttaacgGACCTTTCCAATTGAGTAAATGAAACTGTACTCATTCCATTTCTTGACTCTCCACTCAATTCATTGCGGTATTGTCTAAAACATTGTATACCATCCGATTTATCACTACATTTGacaattgatttaaaaGCATTTGACTGTGTTAATTGGAATAATGACTTCTCGACATTGAAGCGTTGTTTGGTGGATGTTGATacataaataaaatttccagagagaaataccaaaattaaCAAGAACAAAGGATGAATGCCAGTAgaataattaaatttaaatagtTTCGAAGCAACCATCTTATCTTGGACTGGTTGCATGGTTATTGTTTAATGTCTTagaaaagaagataaagTACAATAGTTTAGACGCTTATATGGTTTTAGACCAAATTTTCGCAGCCACAAATACATGCTCGATTTTGATATCAAAATTCTATTAAACAAGACAATAAAAACTATACAatagatgcaaataaaattaaaagaaataaataaatgaatgTAGAAAACAAACACCTTCAAGTCATaataacaaagaagaagacagtcttttcaaaaagtataaaaaatttattcatcCTTTTGATGAGATTGAACGTATTCAGCAGCCTTAGCTTTAACACGAGCAGCAAATTGTTGAtcattcttttcttcttcaaatgagAGCCACTTactaaagaagaatttggCTTGCTTACGagataattttttggtAATGGctctttcaaataaatcttcGACCTTAGCCTTATTATCTTGTTTAATTTCTTGGTCGATATAAACATTCCATAAGTCAATTCTCTTTGGAACATCAGAAATTAAACCTTCGAATAATGATCTACCTTGTTCAGGATCTCCCTTTGTAAATTCTAATTGTCCAAATTTTCTAACAACTTCAATATGTTCTCTCTTAGGCAAAACTTGCAAAGAGCGAGCTAAAACTTCATGTGCTTCGTCATTTAATTGACGATCCAATAAGGAAGAACCGTATTGGACCCAAATAGAAACATTCTTACCGAATTTCTTACACATGACTTTATACAATTCATCAGCCTTTCTAAACTTTTCAGACATGGTGTAGATACTCACTAATTTTTGATGcataattaatgaatccaTGTATTGACATGAACGCTTGAACGTTTCTTCTAATGTATCGTCAGTGCCGAATGTgttttccaaatttaaCAATGCTATCCAAATGTTCATCTTCTCTTGTTCTTCACGATAATTAATTGTCTTTAATGCTCTTTCACCGATTTCACGTGCCTTATCAACTTCACTCAATTGTAATTGGAATGACATGTAATTCATCCACATGATAGAGGAATTTGGGTTACCAACCAATAATCGTTCAAAATCAGATACAGATTGTGGCGCTCTAGTATTTAAATCGGCAGTCTTATCCTCAATAACTTTCAGagtcttctttttcttcttcttttcatGTGTGAAATCCTCTTCGTCAGATGATGAATAGTTATCTTCAGCTTGATCTAATATAGACGCCGTCCAATCGAAACCATTAGTAGATAATCCAGATACACCAGAAGATCTGGAATTGTCAttctcttcatcatcttcgcTGTCGCTCTCGTTTTCGCTAGcaccatttttattttccaaGACATCTTCCATTACTTCATCGTCagattcatcattttcatgTTCATCATCAGATTCAGAACCAGAGTCGTTTTGATCATTCGCGTCGGACATCTCAACATCATCTTGCTCGGAAGAAGCATCAGCATTAGTGAAGTAAGATGCTTTCATACCTAATGATAATTgtttcttttcttgatcaattgCTAAAATCTTGACCTTGACACGATCACCTTCtccaaataatgatgaaacaTTTTCGACATCATTATCTGATATTTGAGAATGGTGACATAAACCGCTGATATTCACCGTTCCATCCAATTTAATGAAAGCACCAAAATCAGTAACTCTTCTAACGGAaccttcaaatatttcacctacttccaaatcttcaaatttcttcaagacATTCAATTCACCATTGATTTCACTTTCCTTCAAGGTCATAAGAATACGGCCCTCTTCCTTACAGGATGAAATCTTACCAATGATTGGTTGGTGAggtttaaaatatttcttccaGTCTTTTAAGAATGAATCAGATAAATCAGTGATTCTAACCAAAGCATGTATCGACCTACCTAATGCAATATAAACACCATTATTTGCAACGTTTTTAACAAATCCTCTTATGATATCACCACGGTTTAAGTCTTCTATGGAATCAATGACTTTGTCAGTAGCATCGTCATTACGCAACGAGACGGCAATCTTTTTCGATTCCTCATCAACAGCTAAAACAGTAGCTGTACAGAAATCATTAGTATGGAAAacattttctaatttttcagtataATCGTTTAATGCATCAGTAATAAACGAGGAAGCGACGAGATTTTTGCCTAATTCAACCAATACGAAAGTGTCTCTTACCTTCAAAACTCTTGCAGGCAACTTATCACCGACCTTGACATCTTTAACGGTACCCATTGTGCTGTTTCTTGCACTCAAAACGACAGTATTAtgatcattatcaat
This is a stretch of genomic DNA from Debaryomyces hansenii CBS767 chromosome G complete sequence. It encodes these proteins:
- a CDS encoding DEHA2G03366p (no similarity) encodes the protein MVSDNANDLAVLLNIQTCYHHADILDRAVDFNNSSTGASWFVITGVIISLFIQVFIAIHSIATFIFRNRDFEHLGRNIRYLGDNFEILNEKQVELYSTVSSLIGTIKSETRNLHGRLNRGGDVRREIETISENLEKTIIDFSQLKGYLYSSCGPTAAILPPAPIENSAYYKKSSQERKVQGTYKNDENSKTDKTNGQKSTEEINNSHSKLPTLVANSKVDSSIAIGSIRNENTDPNSSNFSKSFDISTTEGREKWKKYIREQLVKPKFTQPSTVPCNGNGNVLKQIDPCNGNGNSVLKQIDINHLLNENDSKVLNIRYQDVLKRDQNNNKFRRIFILGRGWVSSKKLEQEETKFGPSSFIKLEDTEV
- a CDS encoding DEHA2G03388p (no similarity); translation: MQPVQDKMVASKLFKFNYSTGIHPLFLLILVFLSGNFIYVSTSTKQRFNVEKSLFQLTQSNAFKSIVKCSDKSDGIQCFRQYRNELSGESRNGMSTVSFTQLERSVKFF